The DNA segment cactggttgtagtattagcaactcccttgtacctgtgggttagcactgaaagaactccagaagtggggcatgctatgtccattattaaaagattgtggtaagtcataaaagctatattcacttaccttgggggatcaatggcttgatctatggaacatacttcatagcaaaagaatgtttgcatttgccttgttggcaaatatcatgtatgatgcaatgtatctttatggaatttttaattcatcttggaatcaacttaataattccttcgcgttggtccctgactctagaatgaacttagtcaaaggataaaaccgagtaaatattatatgtcaaacaaattcataatagaattttaatcgtgcttgttttaataataatatcacgtataacggtcataaccataaagattgctactgcacatgaatatcataatgaattcttaataaataaccataatgagaatggtttaagaataatgtccttttgtatttcaatgcgcattaatatccaagatagcatatttattttaaacgtcataaaagttatgacattctatattgggtaagatatcttacatagttgctatttacttgcaattaatattgtgcatccatacattaatggcattcagagatcattaaagcctcatttgaatgaggtgtaattaaagaaaggtaagtgatgatttaataatatagttatatataaaattactcttatatcatttcatttgtatgaataaaataaaagagaaagggtaattttggaagaaaaatacatgtaccatgattctcctccaatttggagtgtaaggaaaattactcaaaattcactctcacctaccttcatatacaatcctccaatttttaaggaattctcatgtatatcttaagaatttcgcataaattaatgttctgatccgaaaccgacacttgcactattttgtagttagctcaggacatgaaagttttgtttatccaatttggtaattcatcagcccataatggccttaatagttagggacaattacaggataattacaaatagacccaatattttcaagtctcttgtgttggtaacagaaattctaacaatgtcaaataaacagtttttatatgaatagacacatccttgtaaaaaagggaatgaaataactgtttgacaaaacaatattcaaaaatatgaatttttgatattaaaagtactatataggagaaaagccatatatagatggtgaatagtacaaggaaaaaccaaatataattttttttgtaatttcttctaatagttatatgcatgttcatccaaaagaccgaccagatttaaatcatttgtaattacatgagccattttatgatattttaatatcaaatgacaaaatcacattgaatggatgattttttttgtaaatcccaagattacgggtcttatacatgcgtttgtactaattcaatgataatatcatattacacttgtcatgcataaaaatatgagggcatagtaagcatgcaagatttaatgaaagatttgtgtttatgacttcatctttcacagtttattagatttatcataataacatgtaatgatattcatagcactttataagagtgagggatctcaattttctttaattaaaaatggaataagaaaggggaggaaacttatctttttcgtcataaaattccagattcaatgtagaaaactctttcccaccaatatatggagaactgtatatttggatagatttgttgtactgattgagccaaagtttgagattgtgatttctattccgttgactccattgttttgttctttgtgaaactctatacaatcaagattttgtgatcttctgtttgttagagatccaccttcaccgcaccaattgataacttgtggaaaaatccttgatcggagcacttccctgtgaggcgccgttgggatcgaccggggacactccgatgccaaagtcagtaaggaagatcaagagagcaaactgaattgacaaagggtaagtaaaagtgtaccttgatagcctagggatgtaggctatatatagctaggaagtcgtaaccttcagcaactagaaggtctccattaatgctccattaatggcggttactggttacctttaagctggcggttactggttacccttaacctggcggttagctaattgatagctcattaatggtctttatggccgagtcggcggttagccgttactgtgatgaatcaggtgaaagaggagattcgcctcataggttcgccagcggatctcactgagctgaaccgtggagatccgccatccggttcttcttgcggcgttctcaaggtgaatatcccttttggtccttgggataatattctgtcagtaagatgaatatcccttttcgtattctttgatctgtcaaggcgtatgtacgctctccttgagagctatggcgggtctccgctactcgctctcatcgggcgtatctcgttatggcgtatctcgtcatggtccacgtggcgtgacataatgctagagactccttccttttcttcattatttgcatattctcccctgcattaattatcattaattccacattaatcatgtataaatatctcttttagaaggaataatggtttgccattatttctattaattttcccttattccttattcaagaataatttgggttgttatcaattgTTTAATTTAACTACTAAATTCTTCACAAAGctatatacatttttataacatgattagagtttataagcataattctaaaaatattaaaGGATTTTCTTAATAATTTAGAGTTTATATTAATAAGTACATTAGATTTAACAATATTGTTTAAGTTAACTACTAAATTCTTAACAAACCTATATACATTTTTAGAGTTTATAAGCATAATTCTAAAAATATTTAGAGATTTCCTTAAACAAATTAGAGTTTATATTAATAACTATATTAGATTTAACAATATTGTTTAAATTATCTACTAAAATCTTAACAAAgttatatacatttttataaCATGATTAGAGTTTATAAGCATAATTATAAAAGTATTAAGAGAtttctttaaataagttagaGTTTATATTAATAACTACATTAGATTTAACAATATTGTTTAAATTAACTACTAAATTCTTAACAAAACTATATACATTTTTAGAGTTTATAAGCATAATTCTAAAAATATTAAGAGATTTCCTTAAACAATTTAGAGTTTATATTAATAACTACATTACATTTAACAATTTTGTTTAAATTGACtactaaatttttaattaacttACATTATAAATtaactataattttttaattaaacaaaattaactataaatttttaatgaacttacattaaaataaaataaaataaattataaaacataCATCTCTTCAAAGGCAGATCGCAATTGCAATCTATCTTTGAACCTTGTTCCTTTAAAGAGAGAAGGAAAACTAGTCTTCACGGGTCGAATGACCCATGAAGACATGTCTGAATTCTTTCGTAAAAAAGAATTTGTTTTGTACCCATTACGGCGCACCTGACATCATAATGGCGACATCTCTGCTTTACGTAGAGTTGTACCCATTACGACGTCAGGTACATCGTAATGGTGACAACTTGATTAATAATTGCGCAGAGTTGTCACCATTACGATGTACCTTTCGTCGTAATGGTATCACTCATAACCTCGGTTCATGAAATAGCCCCCTCCCTTGGAAATAATTTTTAACCCAACCCAATCAAGTAAAAATGTTTTATAAAAGCCCAAACAGAGGATTATCTTTTTTTAATGTAACTCTTCCCTTTTATTCGCTTGAGAAAACAGTGATTTCCCTTCATTTTCTACAATGGTTTTTCTGCTGCCCTTTCTCTATGGTCGGCAACCTTGATGCTTCTCCATTTGTTGACGTTGTAATGTCCACAGTCTCCGGGCCTAAAGTTGACATAAGAAATATTGCAGGGGGAGGGATATCCTCCCCGGTGTGTTATAGGGAGAGGGCCAATCCTAATGTCAAGTCTTGGAGAGACAAATGTAAGAATTTGAAGAGTTTTCCATGTTTTGGAAACAAAAAccttcaaaattggtacaatTATAAGTTCCTCTAATTTGTAAAAACTAGATTGATCTAACTGGTTCATTGTGCGCAGAATAGATTGAATTTTTGACTTGTAACAGTATGGTTGATGTTCAGATTATGGATACATGAGATTGATTTGatttaaagagagaaaattgTCTAAGGAACGGATAAATGATGGTGGCTGATGAAGAAACGAACGAGGAATGGTGGTGGCAGGCGGAGGAGAACGGACGGCATAAAGAGTTGGGAAAAACGAATATACTAACTGAGTTAAAAAGTTACTATTTGTTAATTTTACTAAATTAATGATTAATTGCCATATAAAGTAAGCCCATTGGATGAATTCTAATTGGTCCTAGCATACCAAGGTGTATGGTATAGGTTTCATAGCTAGATATTTGAAAGAGCAGGTGATTATGTTTGCAGAATTGAGTCTCCGTTTCCATTAGAAATTCGAAAGAAATGTGATCGTCCTAGGAAAAGAATAAACTCGTCCTTCAACTCTCTTCAAATTCCAATCCCATGTCTCCAAGTCACCTTTCGTCATCAATAAAAACCCAACTTTTGACGGACATCACATCCTTCCTTCCACTTTCTCATTCACACATTTTAACAAACAATTCACCtacattctttttctttttctagatGGCTGAATGGAAACTACTGACCTTATCGATCCTCTTTCTTTTGTGCTCCTCAGCTGCTTCTACTACTGATAGGCAGCACTGGTGGAGAAAGGCACTGATTTCATCTTCAATCATGCCCAATAGACTTGGCTCATCCATTGTGTTTCCACTTCATGGGAATGTTTATCCAGTTGGGTATGTACCCTACCCTACCCTACGCTACCTACCAAACACTCCATGTTTATTATTTCTAAACCTTGCCTTTTGCAGATACTATAACGTTACAATCAATATAGGCCAGCCACCAAGGCCTTACTTTCTTGATATTGACACTGGAAGCGATCTTACATGGCTCCAATGTGATGCTCCCTGTCGCCAATGTACTCAGGTCACTCAATCAAATTTCACTttctttttttcaatttctgaaTGTTTTGCTGATTTCTATTGTTCTAAATTTATAACGTTTTCAAATCATCAATTACATGTTTTCCAATCCTAGACATAATAAGATGGCATAGTTATTGTTCTTCTCATTGATGCAATGCAATACCCCAATTCAATTCATCTGAGAGGTTACAAATCATTTTAACATGACTACTTCAGGGACTGAAATTCAATATATGCTAGTATGACCAAACGATTTAAATGCTCATTGTAGGCACCTCATCCCCTTTACAGACCCAGTAACAACCTAGTGGTTTGTAAGGACCCCATATGTGCATCATTGCTTGGCGATCAAAACTGTGAAGACCCAGATCAGTGTGATTATGAGGTAGAATATGCAGATGGTGGATCATCCCTTGGTGTTCTTGTCAAAGATTTCTTCCTTCTCAACTCTACTAATGGGAAGCGCCTTAATCCTCTTCTGGCCCTTGGGTTTGTctacttttctttctttaatatatacatttttaccCTATCTAGTTTATGGATGAGAATGCGATAAAATATTTCATACATGtctacaaaatatatatgttgtatGTATATTAGTCAACTAAAGAATCTGGAAGGCTTTCCTAATCAATGGTTAGGAGCTAGTTGTTCTGTGGGGAAGGGGACAGGAAAGCAATGTCTAGATGCCCAAATCTCATGAATAACTAATGGTGGCCAAACTTAATCTAGATGGGCCAGATTACCAACTTAAATGATTTAAGCTAGCCTGCCTTATAATTCTATACACTAAAAAGGGATTGGATTTGTTTACTTTTCAAGCCAATTATCTTTTATGCattattatgtttttgcatTGTATTACTGTTCATGTTTAATACCATGAAAAGAACTGTGACATAATCTTAGAGTTTTGTTGTTCCCATGTACAAGAATTTAATTTGCCAGTTAGATTAACATATGACATTCAGATTGTAAGTTGTAACTAATAGTTTTGATTTTGTGATGCAGTTGTGGATATGATCAGTTACCAAGTAGATCTTCTCATCCGTTGGATGGAATACTTGGGTTGGGCAGGGGAATATCTAGCATTCCATCACAGCTTAGCAGTCAGGGTTTGGTGAAAAATGTGGTTGGCCACTGTTTAAGTGGACGTGGTGGAGGATTTCTCTTCTTTGGAGATGACATTTATGATTCTTCTCCCATATCATGGGCACCAATGTCTCGCGATTATTCGTAATAATATACATCCTCCtgatggatttccttttatgtTTTGAGAATCTTGCTTTTATTACAATAATTGTTGCTGTTAGTATTATTGTTATTTATGTCTACTCACCTTTTATGCCAGAAAGCACTACTCACCTGGATCTGCAGAATTGATATATGATGAAAAAAGTACTGGGATCAGGAATCTACCTGTACTTTTTGACAGTGGGAGTTCTTACAGTTACCTCAACTCTCAGGCATATCAAGGATTAGTATCTTCTGTGAGTAGAAAGCAATAACAAACATTTTTTACGTATTAACATTCTACTTAACATGGACAATTTTAAAACAGCATCTGTTATGAACATAAATTACTGCAAGCTGTTTTTCAAATTTGATGAAACAGAAGCAGAAGAGTTCTTTGCTCAGACAAATGTAGCTGCAAAGAAAATAGATTTGTCCATGAATTCTACTAATCTGATAACTTAAATTGATGTGTAGTTGAAGAAAACATTATCCGGAAAGCCTTTAAAAGAAGCAGAAGATGGTGACCCAACCCTACCAGTTTGTTGGAAGGGGAGAAAAGCTTTTAAAAGTGTTGGTGATGTAAAAAAGTACTTCAAGAGCTTTACATTGAAGTTCACAAGTGGCGGGAGAGTTAAAAGTCAGTTTGAATTTCCCCCAGAAGCATATCTTATAATCTCAGTAAGTCCAGGCAGGCTCTAAATGAATgtatatttttgtttagttgGTGAATTAAGTATTGATATAATAATAACTAGCAGTACAAGGGAAATGCTTGCTTGGGAATTCTAAATGGTACTGAAGTAGGGCTGGGAGATCTGAATGTGATAGGAGGTATTTCttgatctatatatatataaacgttGTGGTTTTgaaacaaaccttttacaaaagaGTTTACTAATAGTTGATTGTTGGTTGCATCAGACATATCAATGGTGGACAGAATGGTGATTTATGATAATGAGAAGCAAGTGATTGGATGGGCCCCTGCAAATTGTGATAGACTTCCCAAGTTGAAAACTAATAATAGTATCTTGTAAAATTTACAATCAACTTGTACATGTATTAAACATTAGATTAAAATAAGTTCCCAAAAACAAATGGTTATGGTTGGTTTGCTGTTTGTTCAATGAAATAAATTTGAATAATATTTTGTGTTA comes from the Euphorbia lathyris chromosome 5, ddEupLath1.1, whole genome shotgun sequence genome and includes:
- the LOC136229344 gene encoding aspartic proteinase Asp1 encodes the protein MVGNLDASPFVDVVMSTVSGPKVDIRNIAGGGISSPVCYRERANPNVKSWRDKSASTTDRQHWWRKALISSSIMPNRLGSSIVFPLHGNVYPVGYYNVTINIGQPPRPYFLDIDTGSDLTWLQCDAPCRQCTQAPHPLYRPSNNLVVCKDPICASLLGDQNCEDPDQCDYEVEYADGGSSLGVLVKDFFLLNSTNGKRLNPLLALGCGYDQLPSRSSHPLDGILGLGRGISSIPSQLSSQGLVKNVVGHCLSGRGGGFLFFGDDIYDSSPISWAPMSRDYSKHYSPGSAELIYDEKSTGIRNLPVLFDSGSSYSYLNSQAYQGLVSSLKKTLSGKPLKEAEDGDPTLPVCWKGRKAFKSVGDVKKYFKSFTLKFTSGGRVKSQFEFPPEAYLIISYKGNACLGILNGTEVGLGDLNVIGDISMVDRMVIYDNEKQVIGWAPANCDRLPKLKTNNSIL